The following is a genomic window from Paenibacillus sp. FSL R5-0766.
TCAGGAACGATGCACCAATGATGACATCGGGACTAACGATGAGCACGTTATTGAGTGACAGCAGCGTATTTTTGGTCCGTTTGCGACGTACATGGTAGATCGCCAGTGCTCCTGCTACACCAAGGATTGTCGAGATGGCCGATGACAGTAGTGCAATGATAAATGTATTCAGCACAATGATGAGCAGCCGTGTATCGGCGAACACCTCTCTGTACCATTCAAGCGTGAATCCTTCGAAGCTGCGCATGTGGCCGCCACTATTGAAGGAGTAGAAGATCAGATACGCAATCGGTGCGTACAGTATGGCGAATACAACGGCTAGATAGACGTTAGACAGCTTTCCGTTTCTTCCCATTACGCACCTCCTTCTTGCCTGATCCAGTCAGGAACATAATAATCGCCATCGCAATAATCAAAAAGACGGCAATCGTAGAACCCATCCCCCAGTCCTGGGTGACGAGAAAATGCTGTTCAATCGCTGTCCCCAGCGTAATTACACGGTTCCCCGCAATGAGGCGGGTAATCATGAACAGAGACAGCGCAGGAATAAATACAGCCTGACAGCCTGATTTCACTCCACTAATCGTCAGTGGAAAGATAACCCGGCGGAAGGTCAGCCACGATGAGGCTCCCAGATCCCGCGCCGCGTAGATCAACGATGGATTCATTTCTTCCAGCGCATTGAAGATCGGCAAAATCATGAATGGAATGAAAATATACACCGAGACAAAGATAAAGCTGAAGTCGGTGAACAAAATCTGCTGTGTACCAATCCCCACGACTTCAAGCAGGGAGTTGGTCAGACCGTACGTTCCGAACAGGCCGATGAAGGCATACGCTTTTAACAAAAGATTGATCCAGCTTGGCAGAATGATCAGCAGCAACCATAGCTGCTTGTGCTTCGTCCGGGTCAGCATATACGCCGTCGGGTAGGAGATTAACAGCGAGAAGGCCGTAATCAGAAATGCATACCAGAACGAACTGAGCGTCATCTGCAAGTACACAGGTGTGAAGAACCGGGCGTAGTTGCCAAACGTGAAGTTGCCTTCGACGTCGAAGAACGAGTAATAGATGACCAGCAGAACCGGCGCCACAACAAACAACACCATCCATAATACATATGGAATCAGATACGCATTGCGTGTGCTGGCCTTAGTCTGCATGAGCGGCCTCTTGATAGGCTTCGAGTCGTTTGTCGAACTCTTCTTCGGTCTCGTTAAAGCGCATGACGTGTACAGCTTCCGGGTCAAAATAGAGACCTATCCGTGCGCCGACAACGGCTTTCTTCGTTGAATGAACAAGCCACTCATTGCCCGCATCGTCGTACGTAGATATCTCGTAATGCACCCCACGGAATAACTGGGAGTCCACATTAACCTTGAGCTTGCCTTGGTCTTCGGTTGTAATCTCCAGATCCTCTGGACGAATGACAATCTCTACCGGCTCGTCCCGCTGGAGACCCTGATCGACACACTCGTGCTGTGCGCCAGCGAATTCCACCACAAAGTCCTGCTTCATTTTGCCCGATACAATGTTGGATTCTCCGATAAAGTCTGCTACAAAACGGTTAATCGGCTCATCATAGATATCATTCGGTGTACCGCTTTGTTGAATCACGCCACCATTGAGGACAAAAATCTCGTCGGACATCGCCAAGGCTTCCTCCTGATCATGCGTAACAAAGATAAACGTAATGCCCAGTCGCTGTTGCAGCTCCCGCAGCTCATACTGCATTTCGGTCCGCAGCTTCAGATCGAGTGCCGAGAGCGGCTCATCCAGCAGCAAAATCTCTGGTTCGTTCACAATCGCGCGTGCAATCGCAACACGTTGTCGTTGTCCACCGGACATTTCACCAATTTCACGGTTCTCATAACCGGACAGATTGACGAATTTGAGGGCTTCCAACACTTTGCTGCGAATTTCAGCCGTTTTCATCTTTTTGATCCGCAAACCAAAAGCCACGTTCTCAAATACATTCAAATGTGGAAATAACGCATAATCCTGAAATACGGTATTCACTTGCCTCTGGTGGGCAGGCACCCGGTTGATAAGCGCACCGTTAAAATAAATACTGCCCTGTGTCGGCTCCGCAAAGCCGGCAATCAGCCGCAATATCGTTGTTTTCCCGCACCCTGACGGGCCAAGAAGCGTATAAAATTTACCCCGCTCAATCTCAAAGCTGACTGCCTTCAATACGGCTTCATCCTGATCGTATTGCTGAGTCACCGCTTCGAAGCGGATAATCGGTTGTTGTTCTGACATGCTTCACATCGCCCCCTTATACTTGAGGTACATCTTAAGTCTGTACGCCTTCGTTCATGCATCCTTATAGATAACCCATCTATTATATATGATTCAGGTATATCCGCAATGGTTTTGATGTAAACGCCACGTGTCATTTCTTCTTATTTTCATAAATCCTGCATACATTACGGGTATATGTCGATATCTACGCATACATTTGGAAAATAAAGCATATTAGGGATTCCATTTTATGTGTGAGAGGAGTCTTGGCTCTTGGAAATTCGTCGTAACCTGCCTTTGCTGATGACCATTTGTTTCTTAAGTCAGATGGGCGGATTCATGATCCTGCCCCTATTTCCTTTGTTTATTGAGGAATTCGGCCTGTCCGGCTGGATGATGGGGGTTATTTTTGCGCTTTTTTATGTGGGGAAAGTAATTGGTGGCGTTCCTGCAGCAGCAATTTATAAGAAACTAGGTGGTAAAAAAGCTCTCATCCTCATGCTGATCCTGCTCGCTGTCTGTATGGGCGGCTTTGCGCTGTCTACTGCTGCGGTGTTATTCGGCCTGCTCCGACTTCTACAGGGGCTCGCTTCCACGGGCCTTACCGTGGTCGTACGTTCCATCATCGGGGATGGAGGAAATGTAGACAACCGCGGCCTGTATAATGGGTATATCAGCAGCAGTGAGGGCGGCGGCATGGTACTCGGTCCGGTCATAAGTGGCTGGCTCGCGCTGCACTGGCCATTGTCGGTGCCTTTTTTACTCGTTACCGTATGTTGTCTGATGGCCGTGGTCGCTGCGATGGGGATGAAGACAACGGCACAAGCTAGAGCTAATCATGGATCTGGGGATACGTTAAGTGATCCTCTGATAGAAGAGCCTTCGGCTGTCGTTAAGCAAAAACCTCTGGACAACTCAGGATACTCAGTGCTCTCCACGGATGAAGTTGTTGTAGAACCCAGCACAATTAACTCCCACCCTCATACTACTGTATCGACTGCGCCTCCTTTATCTTCATCACCTTCTGATGCAAAGTATACTCAGGAGGTGCATACAAGGCTTACCCGGCGGCAACAGCTGATCGGCTACGGTTCGGTACATTTTTTGGAGATGAGCGCGTATGCGGTATTCCTCACCTATTTTGCACTGTATGCAGCTCACATCATGCATTGGGACCCGTTTACCACCAGTCTCGCCTTCACCGTCTCCGGGATCTCTACTCTTGCCGCTGCTCCCTTTGTTGGTCATCTCTCTGACCGGTTAGGCGATCGTCTGTTGCTTTGCATGCTCGGCATGTTTCTCATTGGAATCGAAGTTGTTGTATTTCTAAGCACATCCTCCCATCTATGGGTCTACGTTGGCATGTTCATTGGCGGGGTTGGCGGTGCATGTTACATGGATTCGTTCTTTGCTCATATTGGTGATCATATCCCGGACGAGAGTCGAAGTTCTGTCATAGGCAAAATTGTCTCTGCTGCCGAGATCGGCTCCATCGTATCTCCACTGGTTGCTGCGTTGCTTACGGAAGTTGGATCGCTTTACGCCGTGTTTGTGTTCAACCTGGTGCTGATCGCTGCTGCCATTGTAGTTCAGGCCGTGATGCGCAGTCGGTATCGATTGAAAGAGGGGTAGTCCTTCGTTTGATAAAAAAGGATCACAAAAAATAACCCGCCTGCACAATTTAATGTGCAAACGGGCATTTCATTGGTGCATCTCCGGCCTGTGGCTGGTGATTCTCTATCTGTGCATTCTGCTGCTCGCTGCTTCGCGGCTCTGCGGCAGATGCCACGCCATCTTTCAGGGTATACGCCTGATCTTGACGGAAAAAGTTCGGCTTCACGATCTCATTACGATAGGAGCTGTGGAAAATATGCGTTGTCGCCGGGGACACTGGCGGAATTAGCCACACCCAATCTCCGGTTAGCTCACGTCCAGCCTTTTCCTCCCGCTGTTCAAACATAGCAAATTGCGCGGCTGCCGTGTGGTGATCCACAATGCTCACGCCTGCTTTTTTGAACGAATGCAGCACAGCCACATTCAGCTCTACCAACGCACGGTCCTTCCACAATGTCGTTTCACTCGACGTATTCAATCCAAATGCTGCCGCCACCGCAGGCAGCTTGTTATATCGGAACATGTCTGCCAGATTACGGGCGCCAATCTCAGTACCCATATACCAACCATTGAACGGAGCTGCTGGATAAGATATACCGCCAATCTCCAGTCGCATATCGGTGATCATCGGCACACCGTACCAGCGCATGCCAAGCTCAGCAATCTCCGCTCGCTCCGGGTGTTCAATCATCACTTCCACAATCTCTTCTTCGGGTATAACATACCACTCTGGAGCTTGTCCTTGCGCCTGAATTATGAGCGGTAACACATCATAGGAGCTACCTGCCCCCTGCCAGCCAAGTGACATCGCCGCCTTGGTCAGTTCCACCGAAGCAGGATCTCCAATAATGCCTTGCTCCGTCTCATATCCTGCATATCGAATGAGCTGATGATTCCAGAGACGTACCGGAGTTCCATTCGGCCCATCCGGTGGAAGGATGGTAATCATCGGGATTACTTTGCCACCGTTGGATGCCATATGGATATGATTCATCACAGCATCCGCTGCCGTTCCTACCGTATCAGCGTGACGGGCGTCCACGATCCGCAATTTATCCCAAAACAGTCGCCCGATGCAGCGGTTGCTGTTACGCCATGCCATTTTACAACCCTGCTCCAATTCCTCTGTGGTATGCACATAGGTCCCCGTTACTTCGATCTCGCCCATAACGGCAACAAGCCGGGCCTTTGCGTCTTCACGCGAATGGCCCAGCTCTTCATAACATGTATATATAAACCGTTCAGCTTCTTCCTGCAATTGTTCCAGGTCTGACCGCATTGTTCATTCCACCATTCTGTACATCTTGAATGCCATCATTATACGGCAAGCACACCGGATTTGTAAGCGAACGGACACTTTGTTCACGGACTCTACATATCGTTGTCAGGATGCAGGGTGACTTTGCTTATTTGCCCAGAAATGCGGTTAACATCCAGACCTCTTTATCCAGCGCAGCGGTGAATCCAATCAGCATATCTTCTGTTGCGTTATCTTCCGCTTCTCCTGCTTCGTGAATGCCTTGACGAATGACTTCCACCATCGTGTGCAAATCAGCAACCACCGACTCTACCATACGCTCAGCAGACAACTGTCCTTGTGCCTCTTCAATTGGAGAAAGACGTAGCTGTTCAGTCATGGTAGCCACCGGACGTCCACCAATAGCAAGCAAACGTTCTGCAACTTCGTCCATATTTGCCGTAGCCAAGTTGTACAACTCTTCGAATTTGGCATGCAGTGTGAAGAAATGTGGTCCTTGGACATACCAGTGGAAGTTATGAAGTTTCGTGTAAAGTACGGACCAGCCTGCGATCTGACGGTTCAGAACTTCTTGAAGTGCTGTGGCGTTGTTAGCAAAAGTGTTGTTTCTAGTTTGGATTGTGCTCATGGAATTTATCCCCTCTCGAATATAAAAATAGAATTTTAATTTTATAATGAATTGCTTTGGTTCACTTCTTTTAATTTAGACTTAATCTAAATCTTGTTTTAATTATAACACCGCATATCCTGTTTGGGAAGGCTTTTGCACTGACTTGTAAATGAAGATTCCATGAAGTACAGCTTCATAGAAACGTTGGCACACACAACTAACAAAATGATGAATGTAAGCAAATTGTTCCTAAACGATTGGACCTATGATAGACTCATCTGATCAGATTAACCATAAATTAGTGAAATAGGATGATACTCATCATAAGGATAGTTACCATTATAGAAAGTTAACTTAGTCACTTTTGCGGAGGTAAACATGAGGATATTTCAATTTAAACAAGAGTCAGGGAAAAAGATAACCAAATTTGATTCTAATTTCGTAATGTCACGTATTACGCAGACTAACAAAGCAGCTCATATCGGATGTATGCACTTGGCTGAGGGTGGAGTAGTAGGTTATCACCAAGCTGTGGTTCCTCAACTCCTTTTAATAGTAAGCGGAGAGGGCTGGGTAAGAGGTGAAGCAAATGAATACATCAAAGTTCGTTGTGGCGAAGCGGTTCTCTGGGATAAACATGAATGGCACGAAACCAAAACAGAAGCTGGACTCATGGCAATTGTAATTGAAAGCGAAGAGTTAGACAGCTCATCATTGATGCCTTTATAGAAGGTATAATATAAAAAAGCAGACCTGCACCACACTGGTAGCAGGACTGCTCCTCTATACATAAATCTCCTTAAACTCGGACGGGTTCGAAAGTCAGAATAGAACTGATTTCTTCATAGCTCGATACTACAAAATGAGGTTGATGATCGGACTCCGGCAGCGCCTCCCGATGGTTGAACCAGATGACTGTCCAGCCTGCATCCACTGCACCTACCACATCATTACGCCACGAGTCTCCGATGTAATAGCTGGAACGGGCATCAGTCCCTGTCTGCTTACTCACATATTCGAACAACCTGCGATCCGGCTTCGCATAACCAGTCGTTCCGGAGATGAAGACCAGATGCTCGTCCACGAGACTGAGCACATCCAGTGCTTCAAGCTTGCGCCGCTGATGTGCTCCTTCTCCGTTTGTGATTAGACCGACAGTATGACCCTCTGCCTGAAGCCTTCTTATCAGTTCATATGCTCCTTCAAAAGGTACTATCTCGAACTGTCTGCTCAGATACTGTGCTTGCAGTTCTTCAGCTTGTCCCGATTGGAGGGATACTCCAAACTCCTCCATCGTCAGCTCAAACCTCCGACGGCGCATTCGCTCCACCGCATCCGGTTCTGGCACAGCGGACAGATCTTCTTGAGCAGACAGCCAGTCACTATAATAACGAAAACGATGATAGGCCTCATCATAAGGGAAATTATCCGGCAGGCCGAGAACGTCCTGCAACGCGCCACGAAGCGGCTGCAAGTGATCATATAAGGTATCATCCACGTCGAAAAATATGTTTTTAGCATCATTCATTTTATCCATAATGGTTGTCTATCCTCCTGCTTTTGCGTCCAAAGATTCTCTTCTTACTATATATGTATTCATTTGTCCCGTCCAAAAGAGGATTTTTTGCAGCCCTCTCTAGGATAAACCATAGCCAGAGACCTCTGTCTGGCAAAGAATCATTAAATAGTCAGTCTTATATATAAAAACACCCCATTTCACAACTCATGGTCATGAAATGGGGTGACGCTCTTTTTTAATAAAATCTATTCTACAATCAACGATACAACTTTACCTGCATTCACATCAATCAGGCCATGGTCCGTAATCTTCAGCGCGGGACTTACCGCAAGGGAGTGCGTGCTAATCGACATGATCGGATTGTAATGCACGTACCCAAGAGACAACATCGCTGCTCTCAGTTCCTTCACTTGATGGGATACCACTGCAAGTGGTTCCTCCGTCAAAATGCCACCTACGGGAAGTTCCAGATGGGACAACACCTTGCCGTCTTCCACCACACAGAACCCACCCTGGCTCGAAATCACTGTGTTAGCTGCCAATATCATATCTTCACGATTACGTCCTACAACCAGCAGGTTGTGATTATCATGTGAGTATGTCGTTGCAATAGCTCCACGCTTGATGGTGTCTCCACCGATCAGACCATGTGCACGATTGCCGTTCACGCCATAACGTTCAAAGGTCGCGATTTGCGCATATCCGCTTTCTTCCCATAACAATTCGCCATCCGCAGACTGGATCGGTGCAATATGTTCTTCCACAAAAGTAGAACCATCCTTCACCATCATGACACGGCATTGGTGCTCACCTTCACCAGCGAGATCAACACCTGATCCGCTGACTTTTGGGTCTGACAACTGAATTGCAAAATCTGTTACGCCCAGCTTCTCCAACTGTACACTCTTATAGAAGTGAGGTGGAAACTGCCCGGTTATGCGTTCCTGCTTATACGGTTCGTAATCGTCATAAGCTTTGCGGCCGTTTTTGTACACCTGATCAATAGAAAGATCCTCCAGGTTGGATAACAACACATAATCGGCCACTTTGCCTGGGGCCACGCTGCCACGATCGGTCATTTTCATCCGGGTAGCAGGGGTAGATGTTGCGGCGTAGATCGCATCTTCCGGACGCATCCCCATCTGAATTGCTTTACGTACGATATGATTCAGATGACCATGCTCCACCAGTGAATCCGGCATCACATCATCCGTAACAAAGCAGAAATGCTGCGCCACATCATGTTGAATCAGGTACTCCATGACTTCCGGGGTCATTGATTTCTCCTGAATTTCAATAAACATACCTGCCGCAATCCGCGCCTGTAATCCCTCAATGCTCTGATGAGTATGATCGGAATCGATACCTGCGTAGATCAGTCGATGCAGATCAAGTCCAAGCAGTTTCGGTGTATGTCCTTCGATTACAAGATCCGGATAGTTTTTGCGAATATGCTGTAAAATCTGGTTTGTCTTACACTCCGGATCACGGATGACATCGACATAGTTCATGATCTCGCCCAGACAGATGATCTCGCCAGTGGCGAGCAGTACGTCCATATCTTCAATCTCGATCGAACCACCTGTTGTCTCCATCGGGGTTGCCGGAACGGAACTCGGGATCGCATAGAACATATCCACGGTGGTTTCCCGACTCACAGCCATCATCTCCTGCACACCTTCCAGTCCGAACACATTTGCCATCTCATGCGGTTCTGCGACAATGGATGTTACCCCACAGCCAATCAGACCATGGGAGAAGGTATCCGGTGTCACCATGGTACTTTCGATATGCAGATGGATATCAATCAAGCCAGGAATCATGTATCTTCCCCGCGCATCAATGACTTCGTCTGCCTGAATCATCTCAGGTCCACCGGGTCCAACATACAGGAATCTGCCGCCCAACACAGCGACGTTGTTCATTTCAAACCGTTTATAATAACTGTTATACACATGTACATTCACAATCAGTTGATCTGCACGCATGGGGCATAATCTCCTTTTTCACAAGCATTTCACCGAGATTCGGACTGAACAATGAACCTGCACTTCTTAATCAGATGCACTACACTTGATTGCGTACCACTGCCTCGTCCGGAATCACTGAATGAAATGCCTTCTTTGCTGCTCTTATTTCTTAATACTGTTCCTTACATTCACGACTACTCCACCAGCACAAGCTTGTCCTGTGGGAAGATCAGGCTAACACGTTGCCCGCTAAGGTATGGTGTTTCCATCTCCTGATTTGCTGTAAAGTCACCGAGTTCCGTCTCGATCACATACTGATAACTACGTCCCAGATAGGTGCTAACTTTGATAATCCCCGGCAAAGCATTCACCACATCTGCAGAGATATCTCCACTTACGATCAGATCATCCGGGCGAATCGCACCTTTGCGTGCACCGGGACGTGCTGTTCCAGGATGCGCAGTTGCTGTAAATGTGCGTCCACCTGCGCTCAGGGTGATTAATTCACCTGCATCGCTGCGATCCGCAAATTCAATAAAATTATGGAACCCGATGAATCGTGCTACAAATTCAGTCGCCGGATATTTGAAAATGGTTTCCGGGCGGTCGAGCTGCTCAACCACGCCTTTGTTCATAATCGCTACCTGATCCGAGATCGAGAAGCACTCTTCCTGGTCATGAGAGACATACAGCGTTGTAATGCCCAGCTCTTGCTGAATCCGGCGAATCTCCACCCGCATGTTGAGGCGCAGGTTGGCATCCAGGTTACTGAGCGGTTCGTCGAACAAGAGCAGGTCAGGTTCAATGACCAATGCACGAGCAATGGCTACACGCTGACGCTGTCCACCGGACAGTTCTTGTGGAAAACGTTTCTCAAATCCATTCAGGTTAACGACTTCCAGGATTCGCATCACACGGGAAGAGATATCCTTGTCTTTCACCTTGCGCATCCGCAGGCCAAAGGCCACGTTGTCATAGACAGATAGATGCGGGAATAACGCATAACTCTGAAATACAAATCCGAAGTTCCGCTTGTTCGCCGGAACCTTCGTATAATCCTTGCCGCCGAACATAAACTTGCCCTGCGATGCTTCCAGAAATCCGGCGATGAGGCGCAGCGTAGTTGTTTTGCCGCAACCGCTCGGTCCGAGCAGGGAGAGCAGTTTACCTTTTTCCAGCTCCAACTGAAAATCCTTCAGGATTGTCTGCTTATCGTATGCCACGGATACGTGGTCTAATGTCAGCAATGCCATAGCGTTCTGCGCCTCCAATTAACGTTTAGTAAAGTATGAAAATCCGCCCATGATCCGTTCGATCACGAACATTAAGAGTCCGGTCAGTACCATCAAAAGCACGGAAATCGCTGCAATCGTTGGGTCAAAATAATTCTCAACATACGTCAGCATCTGAATCGGTAATGTGCTTACCCCTGGTCCGGTCATGAACACCGAGATGTCCACGTTGTTGAAGGATTCCAAGAAGGCAATCAGCACGGCAGCGATAATTCCTGAGCGGATGTTAGGAAGTACGATTGTGAAGAACGTTCTTACCCGTCCCGCGCCGAGACTCAGCGCAGCTTCTTCCACT
Proteins encoded in this region:
- a CDS encoding ABC transporter ATP-binding protein, giving the protein MALLTLDHVSVAYDKQTILKDFQLELEKGKLLSLLGPSGCGKTTTLRLIAGFLEASQGKFMFGGKDYTKVPANKRNFGFVFQSYALFPHLSVYDNVAFGLRMRKVKDKDISSRVMRILEVVNLNGFEKRFPQELSGGQRQRVAIARALVIEPDLLLFDEPLSNLDANLRLNMRVEIRRIQQELGITTLYVSHDQEECFSISDQVAIMNKGVVEQLDRPETIFKYPATEFVARFIGFHNFIEFADRSDAGELITLSAGGRTFTATAHPGTARPGARKGAIRPDDLIVSGDISADVVNALPGIIKVSTYLGRSYQYVIETELGDFTANQEMETPYLSGQRVSLIFPQDKLVLVE
- a CDS encoding cupin codes for the protein MRIFQFKQESGKKITKFDSNFVMSRITQTNKAAHIGCMHLAEGGVVGYHQAVVPQLLLIVSGEGWVRGEANEYIKVRCGEAVLWDKHEWHETKTEAGLMAIVIESEELDSSSLMPL
- a CDS encoding ABC transporter permease, producing the protein MQTKASTRNAYLIPYVLWMVLFVVAPVLLVIYYSFFDVEGNFTFGNYARFFTPVYLQMTLSSFWYAFLITAFSLLISYPTAYMLTRTKHKQLWLLLIILPSWINLLLKAYAFIGLFGTYGLTNSLLEVVGIGTQQILFTDFSFIFVSVYIFIPFMILPIFNALEEMNPSLIYAARDLGASSWLTFRRVIFPLTISGVKSGCQAVFIPALSLFMITRLIAGNRVITLGTAIEQHFLVTQDWGMGSTIAVFLIIAMAIIMFLTGSGKKEVRNGKKRKAV
- a CDS encoding MFS transporter; the encoded protein is MEIRRNLPLLMTICFLSQMGGFMILPLFPLFIEEFGLSGWMMGVIFALFYVGKVIGGVPAAAIYKKLGGKKALILMLILLAVCMGGFALSTAAVLFGLLRLLQGLASTGLTVVVRSIIGDGGNVDNRGLYNGYISSSEGGGMVLGPVISGWLALHWPLSVPFLLVTVCCLMAVVAAMGMKTTAQARANHGSGDTLSDPLIEEPSAVVKQKPLDNSGYSVLSTDEVVVEPSTINSHPHTTVSTAPPLSSSPSDAKYTQEVHTRLTRRQQLIGYGSVHFLEMSAYAVFLTYFALYAAHIMHWDPFTTSLAFTVSGISTLAAAPFVGHLSDRLGDRLLLCMLGMFLIGIEVVVFLSTSSHLWVYVGMFIGGVGGACYMDSFFAHIGDHIPDESRSSVIGKIVSAAEIGSIVSPLVAALLTEVGSLYAVFVFNLVLIAAAIVVQAVMRSRYRLKEG
- a CDS encoding Dps family protein translates to MSTIQTRNNTFANNATALQEVLNRQIAGWSVLYTKLHNFHWYVQGPHFFTLHAKFEELYNLATANMDEVAERLLAIGGRPVATMTEQLRLSPIEEAQGQLSAERMVESVVADLHTMVEVIRQGIHEAGEAEDNATEDMLIGFTAALDKEVWMLTAFLGK
- a CDS encoding HAD family hydrolase, whose protein sequence is MDKMNDAKNIFFDVDDTLYDHLQPLRGALQDVLGLPDNFPYDEAYHRFRYYSDWLSAQEDLSAVPEPDAVERMRRRRFELTMEEFGVSLQSGQAEELQAQYLSRQFEIVPFEGAYELIRRLQAEGHTVGLITNGEGAHQRRKLEALDVLSLVDEHLVFISGTTGYAKPDRRLFEYVSKQTGTDARSSYYIGDSWRNDVVGAVDAGWTVIWFNHREALPESDHQPHFVVSSYEEISSILTFEPVRV
- a CDS encoding nitric oxide synthase oxygenase, whose product is MRSDLEQLQEEAERFIYTCYEELGHSREDAKARLVAVMGEIEVTGTYVHTTEELEQGCKMAWRNSNRCIGRLFWDKLRIVDARHADTVGTAADAVMNHIHMASNGGKVIPMITILPPDGPNGTPVRLWNHQLIRYAGYETEQGIIGDPASVELTKAAMSLGWQGAGSSYDVLPLIIQAQGQAPEWYVIPEEEIVEVMIEHPERAEIAELGMRWYGVPMITDMRLEIGGISYPAAPFNGWYMGTEIGARNLADMFRYNKLPAVAAAFGLNTSSETTLWKDRALVELNVAVLHSFKKAGVSIVDHHTAAAQFAMFEQREEKAGRELTGDWVWLIPPVSPATTHIFHSSYRNEIVKPNFFRQDQAYTLKDGVASAAEPRSSEQQNAQIENHQPQAGDAPMKCPFAH
- a CDS encoding adenine deaminase C-terminal domain-containing protein, which encodes MRADQLIVNVHVYNSYYKRFEMNNVAVLGGRFLYVGPGGPEMIQADEVIDARGRYMIPGLIDIHLHIESTMVTPDTFSHGLIGCGVTSIVAEPHEMANVFGLEGVQEMMAVSRETTVDMFYAIPSSVPATPMETTGGSIEIEDMDVLLATGEIICLGEIMNYVDVIRDPECKTNQILQHIRKNYPDLVIEGHTPKLLGLDLHRLIYAGIDSDHTHQSIEGLQARIAAGMFIEIQEKSMTPEVMEYLIQHDVAQHFCFVTDDVMPDSLVEHGHLNHIVRKAIQMGMRPEDAIYAATSTPATRMKMTDRGSVAPGKVADYVLLSNLEDLSIDQVYKNGRKAYDDYEPYKQERITGQFPPHFYKSVQLEKLGVTDFAIQLSDPKVSGSGVDLAGEGEHQCRVMMVKDGSTFVEEHIAPIQSADGELLWEESGYAQIATFERYGVNGNRAHGLIGGDTIKRGAIATTYSHDNHNLLVVGRNREDMILAANTVISSQGGFCVVEDGKVLSHLELPVGGILTEEPLAVVSHQVKELRAAMLSLGYVHYNPIMSISTHSLAVSPALKITDHGLIDVNAGKVVSLIVE
- a CDS encoding ABC transporter ATP-binding protein; protein product: MSEQQPIIRFEAVTQQYDQDEAVLKAVSFEIERGKFYTLLGPSGCGKTTILRLIAGFAEPTQGSIYFNGALINRVPAHQRQVNTVFQDYALFPHLNVFENVAFGLRIKKMKTAEIRSKVLEALKFVNLSGYENREIGEMSGGQRQRVAIARAIVNEPEILLLDEPLSALDLKLRTEMQYELRELQQRLGITFIFVTHDQEEALAMSDEIFVLNGGVIQQSGTPNDIYDEPINRFVADFIGESNIVSGKMKQDFVVEFAGAQHECVDQGLQRDEPVEIVIRPEDLEITTEDQGKLKVNVDSQLFRGVHYEISTYDDAGNEWLVHSTKKAVVGARIGLYFDPEAVHVMRFNETEEEFDKRLEAYQEAAHAD